One Mycolicibacterium fortuitum subsp. fortuitum genomic window carries:
- a CDS encoding pentapeptide repeat-containing protein has translation MVADETAWADREFTGHDFREEDLSRLTTERVVFTECDFSGVDLSESQHSGSAFRNCTFRRATLWHSTFTNCSLLGSVFTECRLRPIKIVESDLTLAVLGGCDLRGVDLSDCRLREASLVGVDLRKAILRQADLTGARVQDAKLDEADLRGARVDPTFWTTAKLRGAKIDIAQALAYSAAHGLDVHGA, from the coding sequence GTGGTAGCTGACGAAACCGCCTGGGCGGACAGGGAATTCACTGGTCACGACTTCCGCGAGGAAGATCTGAGCCGGTTGACCACCGAGCGGGTGGTGTTCACCGAGTGCGATTTCAGCGGCGTCGACCTGTCGGAGTCACAGCATTCGGGCTCGGCGTTCCGCAACTGCACGTTCCGTCGCGCCACGCTGTGGCACAGCACGTTCACCAACTGCAGCCTGCTGGGTTCGGTGTTCACCGAGTGCCGGTTGCGACCGATCAAGATCGTGGAATCGGATCTGACCCTGGCCGTGCTCGGCGGCTGTGATCTGCGTGGCGTCGACCTGTCGGACTGCCGGTTGCGCGAAGCCAGTCTGGTCGGCGTGGACCTGCGCAAGGCCATTCTGCGGCAAGCCGATCTGACCGGTGCGCGGGTTCAGGACGCCAAGCTGGACGAGGCCGACCTGCGCGGCGCGCGCGTCGACCCCACCTTCTGGACCACGGCGAAACTACGCGGCGCCAAGATCGACATCGCCCAGGCGCTGGCCTACTCGGCCGCCCACGGCCTCGACGTCCACGGCGCCTAG
- a CDS encoding FHA domain-containing protein, with product MSPALTVRYDGSTRTFAPGNDVVIGRDLRADVRIAHPLISRAHLVLRFDQGRWIAIDNGSLNGMYANGRRVPTIDIHDGQVVNIGNPDGPQLTFEVGRHEGAVGRTPTAAVPIANRPSGAWPTQAAPGRQAYGQPPSAPRSGYSSGPQPRYPTPPTGYPSGPQSGYPSGPQTGHPSGPRSYQPQPVRNSNPAAAPTTMGPAATPDRGSSESGGNIATSMLKILRPGRPSPVPAGAVKIGRETDNDIVIPDVLASRHHATLIPMTGGTAIRDERSINGTFVNGTRVDSAVLHDGDVVTIGNVDLVFTGGTLVRRSETEADTRTGGLEVRALTWTIEGNKTLLENISLDARPGMLTAVIGPSGAGKSTFARQVAGLTHPTSGTVTFEGHDVHAEYASLRSRIGMVPQDDVVHGQLTVRQALMYAAELRLPPDTTKADREQVVMQVLEELEMTKHLDTRVDKLSGGQRKRASVALELLTGPSLLILDEPTSGLDPALDRQVMTMLRQLADAGRVVLVITHSLTYLDVCDQVLLLAPGGKTAFCGPPSQIGEELGTTNWADIFSTVAGDPEGAKQRYLAKHGPPPPKPPAEKPESLGEPTHTSLFRQLSTIARRQVRLIVSDRGYTAFLLMLPFIMGVLSLSVPGDVGFGLPVPAVQGGEAPNEPGQILVMLNVGAIFMGTALTIRALIGEQAIFRREQAVGLSTTAYLMAKIAVFAVFAVIQSAIVTVITILGKGWGPNATDSGAFIGSRNLELFIDISMTCVASAMVGLALSALARSAEQIMPLLVVTVMSQLVFSGGMIPVTDRVVLDQLSWITPARWGFAASASTIDLTRLVPPPLLPADSHWKHTPTVWLINIGLLALLCICYTGFVRWRIRLKSS from the coding sequence ATGAGCCCTGCGCTGACCGTTCGTTACGACGGGTCGACCCGTACCTTTGCCCCAGGCAACGATGTCGTCATCGGCCGAGACCTCCGCGCCGACGTCCGCATCGCCCACCCGCTGATCTCGCGTGCCCACCTGGTGCTGCGCTTCGACCAAGGTCGATGGATCGCGATCGACAACGGCAGCCTCAACGGCATGTACGCCAACGGCCGCCGCGTACCCACGATCGACATCCATGACGGCCAGGTCGTCAACATCGGCAACCCCGACGGCCCGCAGCTGACCTTCGAGGTCGGCCGCCACGAAGGCGCCGTGGGGCGCACGCCCACCGCAGCGGTGCCGATCGCCAACCGGCCCAGTGGCGCCTGGCCCACCCAGGCCGCGCCCGGCCGGCAGGCCTACGGCCAACCGCCCTCGGCCCCACGCTCCGGCTACTCCTCGGGCCCGCAACCGCGCTACCCGACGCCGCCCACCGGTTATCCCAGCGGTCCGCAGAGCGGCTACCCGAGCGGTCCGCAAACCGGTCATCCCAGCGGGCCGCGGTCCTATCAGCCCCAACCGGTTCGCAACTCGAACCCGGCTGCCGCGCCGACGACGATGGGCCCGGCCGCCACCCCGGACCGCGGTAGCAGTGAGTCCGGCGGCAACATCGCGACCAGCATGCTCAAGATCCTGCGGCCCGGGCGTCCCAGCCCGGTGCCGGCAGGTGCGGTCAAGATCGGCCGCGAGACCGACAACGACATCGTCATCCCCGATGTGCTCGCCTCGCGGCATCACGCGACGCTGATCCCGATGACCGGCGGCACCGCCATCCGCGACGAGCGCAGCATCAACGGCACGTTCGTCAACGGCACCCGGGTGGACTCCGCCGTTCTGCACGACGGTGACGTGGTCACCATCGGCAATGTCGACCTGGTGTTCACCGGCGGCACGCTGGTCCGCCGCAGTGAAACCGAGGCCGACACCCGCACCGGCGGGCTCGAGGTGCGGGCTCTGACCTGGACCATCGAGGGCAACAAGACGCTGCTCGAGAACATCTCGCTCGATGCCCGGCCGGGTATGTTGACCGCCGTGATCGGCCCCTCGGGTGCGGGCAAGTCGACGTTCGCGCGGCAGGTCGCGGGCCTGACCCATCCGACCAGCGGCACGGTCACCTTCGAAGGCCACGATGTCCACGCCGAGTACGCCTCGCTGCGATCCCGCATCGGCATGGTGCCGCAGGACGATGTGGTGCACGGTCAGCTCACCGTCCGCCAAGCGCTCATGTATGCCGCCGAACTGCGGCTGCCGCCCGACACCACCAAGGCCGACCGTGAACAGGTCGTCATGCAGGTGCTCGAAGAGCTCGAGATGACCAAGCATCTCGACACCCGTGTCGACAAGCTGTCCGGCGGGCAGCGTAAACGCGCGTCGGTGGCGCTGGAGCTGCTGACCGGCCCGTCGCTGCTGATCCTCGACGAACCCACCTCAGGCCTGGACCCGGCGCTGGACCGCCAGGTGATGACCATGCTGCGGCAGCTGGCCGACGCCGGCCGCGTCGTGCTCGTGATCACCCACTCGCTGACCTATCTCGATGTGTGCGATCAGGTCCTGCTCCTGGCGCCCGGCGGGAAGACCGCGTTCTGCGGGCCGCCCAGCCAGATCGGCGAGGAACTAGGCACGACCAACTGGGCCGACATCTTCAGCACCGTCGCCGGTGACCCTGAAGGCGCCAAGCAGCGTTACCTCGCCAAGCACGGCCCCCCGCCGCCGAAACCGCCCGCCGAGAAACCGGAAAGCCTCGGCGAGCCGACCCATACCAGCCTGTTCCGCCAGCTCTCCACGATCGCCCGCAGGCAGGTCCGGCTGATCGTGTCCGACCGCGGCTATACCGCGTTCCTGTTGATGCTGCCGTTCATCATGGGTGTCCTCTCACTGTCGGTGCCCGGTGATGTCGGGTTCGGTCTGCCGGTGCCCGCCGTCCAAGGCGGTGAGGCGCCCAACGAACCGGGCCAGATCCTGGTGATGCTCAACGTCGGCGCGATCTTCATGGGCACCGCGCTGACCATCCGCGCCCTGATCGGTGAACAGGCGATCTTCCGTCGTGAGCAGGCCGTGGGCCTGTCGACGACGGCCTATCTCATGGCCAAGATCGCGGTCTTCGCGGTGTTCGCGGTGATCCAGTCCGCCATCGTCACGGTGATCACGATCCTGGGTAAAGGATGGGGTCCGAACGCCACGGACAGCGGCGCCTTCATCGGCAGCCGCAACTTGGAACTGTTCATCGACATCTCGATGACCTGTGTGGCCTCGGCGATGGTCGGTCTCGCCCTCTCGGCGCTGGCCCGCTCGGCCGAGCAGATCATGCCGCTGCTGGTCGTGACCGTGATGAGCCAGCTGGTGTTCTCCGGCGGCATGATCCCGGTGACCGACCGCGTCGTGCTGGATCAGCTGTCCTGGATCACCCCGGCCCGCTGGGGCTTCGCGGCCTCCGCATCCACCATCGACCTGACACGTCTGGTGCCGCCGCCGCTGCTGCCCGCCGACTCACACTGGAAGCACACCCCGACGGTGTGGCTGATCAACATCGGCCTGCTGGCCCTGCTGTGCATCTGCTACACCGGTTTCGTCCGCTGGCGGATCAGGCTGAAGTCCTCCTGA
- a CDS encoding PQQ-binding-like beta-propeller repeat protein, translated as MGSEGAQKAADRVLGVLRYVGTVLAGAAVVWLVWAAALSAWARLVSPHSTGESAWYVSGVHRWGDALPNRMALVVVVIAVVVIAAMVYSVWRGHTDRDLAATPVGAASVAAVLVIAYLSQGIPAFYRRVMDSAPVTTALPLGAAAWWLCLAGAAAALVAARAFPRLERASVKLLAVGAAIAVVVASVVTVGAVRAGDDGRFVDATTAAATDAPAMPAALGKRTFTVSVPDAFVDTSLPVYDIGSAGAGFAVHRAGRITAYGADGKERWHYARTGPADVGVGGMRVVDNGATVLAFIDGAVIGLDAVTGERLWSSGDTDLVEAARGRFRAATGPFIVGWNDERTWTRYDSRTGRTLWSVPAPHPGCGMTEPVVTASGVVSTVQCEDGKVWLSALDPETGQIGWDTLLTEAKVDPTAPMDQRYLRLSTRPANGIGVFVSMTGAGSPSRALYADVVHRNVSPLPADGRLAESYGPGDDFVVWYLNDLTTRLTLFGADGRQRCQLPDGLEPVRMNVPSLRADQPAYVAFPDTVVVADRGGRGAAGALRTFDAKSCAQTAAVPAASVDGLVPAPGAVLVLRRDGQTLQIDGYTA; from the coding sequence ATGGGTTCTGAAGGGGCGCAGAAGGCGGCCGACCGGGTGCTCGGCGTGCTGCGGTATGTGGGCACGGTACTGGCCGGCGCGGCTGTGGTGTGGTTGGTGTGGGCGGCGGCGCTGAGCGCCTGGGCGCGGCTGGTTTCACCGCACAGCACAGGTGAAAGCGCTTGGTACGTATCCGGCGTGCACCGCTGGGGCGACGCGCTGCCGAACCGGATGGCGCTGGTGGTGGTGGTGATCGCGGTGGTGGTGATCGCGGCCATGGTCTACAGCGTGTGGCGCGGACACACCGACCGCGATCTGGCGGCCACCCCGGTCGGCGCGGCGAGCGTGGCGGCGGTCCTGGTCATCGCTTACCTCAGCCAGGGCATCCCGGCGTTCTACCGGAGGGTGATGGACAGTGCTCCGGTCACCACGGCCCTGCCTCTCGGCGCGGCGGCCTGGTGGTTGTGTCTGGCCGGTGCGGCGGCGGCGCTCGTGGCGGCCCGGGCCTTCCCGCGGCTGGAACGCGCCTCGGTGAAGTTGCTGGCGGTCGGTGCAGCGATCGCAGTCGTGGTCGCATCGGTGGTGACGGTGGGTGCGGTGCGCGCCGGTGACGACGGGCGCTTCGTCGACGCGACGACGGCGGCTGCCACCGATGCGCCGGCGATGCCCGCCGCGCTGGGGAAGCGGACGTTCACCGTGTCGGTGCCTGATGCATTCGTCGACACCAGCCTGCCGGTGTACGACATCGGTTCGGCCGGGGCCGGTTTCGCTGTGCACCGGGCCGGCCGAATCACGGCCTACGGCGCCGACGGCAAGGAGCGCTGGCACTACGCGCGGACCGGGCCGGCTGATGTCGGCGTGGGCGGGATGCGGGTGGTCGACAACGGCGCCACGGTATTGGCGTTCATCGACGGTGCAGTGATCGGGCTCGACGCTGTTACCGGAGAACGCCTGTGGAGCAGTGGCGACACGGACCTGGTCGAGGCGGCGCGTGGACGTTTTCGTGCCGCGACCGGCCCATTCATCGTGGGCTGGAACGACGAGCGCACCTGGACGCGCTACGACAGCCGGACCGGTCGGACTTTGTGGAGTGTGCCCGCACCCCATCCCGGTTGCGGCATGACCGAACCCGTGGTGACGGCTTCCGGTGTCGTGTCCACGGTCCAATGTGAGGACGGCAAGGTCTGGTTGAGCGCGCTCGATCCCGAAACCGGGCAAATCGGTTGGGACACACTGCTGACGGAAGCAAAGGTAGACCCGACGGCGCCGATGGATCAGCGTTACCTCAGGCTCTCGACCCGGCCGGCCAACGGTATCGGGGTGTTCGTTTCGATGACGGGTGCCGGTTCGCCGAGCAGGGCACTGTATGCCGATGTCGTTCACCGGAATGTCAGCCCGTTGCCGGCAGATGGGCGTCTCGCCGAATCATACGGTCCCGGTGATGATTTCGTGGTGTGGTATCTGAACGATCTGACTACTCGGCTGACTCTGTTCGGCGCTGACGGGCGCCAACGGTGCCAGCTTCCCGACGGTCTTGAACCGGTTCGGATGAATGTGCCGAGCCTGCGTGCTGATCAACCGGCCTACGTCGCGTTCCCTGACACCGTGGTCGTCGCCGACCGTGGCGGACGGGGTGCTGCGGGTGCACTGCGGACCTTCGATGCCAAGAGCTGCGCCCAGACCGCGGCGGTGCCTGCCGCATCGGTGGATGGCTTGGTGCCGGCGCCGGGCGCGGTGTTGGTGCTGCGTCGGGACGGACAGACGCTGCAGATCGACGGGTACACCGCCTAG
- a CDS encoding NADH:flavin oxidoreductase, producing MNTQPNVFTDVFSEAKLGPVTLRNRIIKAATFEASTPNALVTEDLINYHRLPAAGGVGMTTVAYCAVSPGGRTDGWQIWMRPEAVPGLTKLTEAIHAEGAAISAQIGHAGPVANSRTNKAKALAPVRFFNPLSMRFAKKASIDDIRDVTEAHANAARLAIDSGFDAVEVHLGHNYLASSFLSPLINRRTDEFGGSLENRAKVARGVVRAVRDAVDKHGDRKIAVIAKLNMSDGIRGGIPIDESLQTAKWLEEDGGLDAIELTAGSSLVNPMYLFRGGAPVKEFAANFKPPISWGIRMSGNKFFREYPYHEAYLMRDAEKFRAELSMPIILLGGITNRDTMDRAMAAGFDFVAMGRALLAEPDLLNRIKAESEKGSVKSLCTHCNECMPTIYSHTHCVVTGAPDSLVS from the coding sequence ATGAACACTCAGCCCAATGTGTTCACTGATGTTTTCAGTGAGGCCAAGCTCGGCCCGGTGACGCTGCGCAACCGCATCATCAAGGCCGCGACATTCGAAGCGTCCACCCCTAATGCGCTGGTCACCGAGGATTTGATCAATTATCACCGGCTGCCCGCGGCAGGCGGGGTCGGCATGACGACCGTCGCGTATTGCGCGGTGTCCCCCGGTGGCCGCACCGACGGCTGGCAGATCTGGATGCGGCCCGAGGCCGTGCCCGGACTGACCAAGCTCACCGAAGCCATCCACGCCGAAGGCGCGGCCATCAGTGCCCAGATCGGCCACGCCGGGCCGGTCGCCAACTCGCGCACCAACAAGGCCAAGGCACTCGCGCCGGTGCGGTTCTTCAACCCGCTGTCGATGCGGTTCGCCAAGAAAGCCAGCATCGACGACATCCGCGACGTGACCGAAGCCCACGCCAATGCCGCCCGGCTGGCCATCGACTCCGGGTTCGATGCCGTCGAGGTGCACCTCGGCCACAACTATCTGGCCAGCTCGTTCCTGTCACCACTGATCAACCGGCGCACCGACGAGTTCGGCGGGTCGCTGGAGAACCGGGCGAAGGTGGCCCGCGGGGTGGTGCGCGCGGTGCGCGACGCCGTCGACAAGCACGGCGACCGAAAGATCGCCGTCATCGCCAAACTGAACATGAGCGACGGTATCCGCGGCGGCATCCCGATCGACGAGTCGCTGCAGACCGCGAAATGGCTCGAGGAGGACGGCGGGCTGGACGCCATCGAGCTCACCGCGGGCAGCTCGCTGGTCAACCCCATGTACCTGTTCCGTGGCGGGGCCCCGGTCAAGGAGTTCGCGGCGAACTTCAAACCCCCGATCAGCTGGGGCATCCGGATGAGCGGCAACAAGTTCTTCCGCGAATATCCCTACCACGAGGCGTATCTGATGCGCGACGCCGAGAAGTTCCGCGCCGAGCTGAGCATGCCGATCATCTTGCTCGGCGGCATCACCAACCGCGACACCATGGACCGCGCGATGGCGGCGGGCTTCGATTTCGTCGCGATGGGCCGCGCGCTGCTGGCCGAACCGGATCTGCTCAACCGGATCAAGGCCGAAAGCGAAAAGGGTTCCGTGAAATCGCTGTGCACCCACTGCAATGAGTGCATGCCCACGATCTACAGCCACACTCACTGCGTGGTGACGGGAGCTCCGGACTCACTCGTGAGCTAA
- a CDS encoding bifunctional methylenetetrahydrofolate dehydrogenase/methenyltetrahydrofolate cyclohydrolase yields the protein MGSIVLDGKATRDEIFVDLKQRVAKLTEAGRTPGLGTVLVGDDPGSQAYVRGKHADCAKVGINSIRRDLPADITQAQLDETIDELNANPDCTGYIVQLPLPKHLDENAALERIDPAKDADGLHPTNLGRLVLGKDAPLPCTPRGIVHLLRRFDVPIAGAHVVVIGRGVTVGRPMGLLLTRRSENATVTLCHTGTRDLPALTRQADIIIAAVGVPHMVTADMVKPGAAVVDVGVSRVDGKLTGDVAPDVWEVAGHVSPNPGGVGPLTRAFLLTNVVELEESKLA from the coding sequence GTGGGTTCCATTGTGTTGGACGGTAAGGCCACGCGTGACGAGATCTTCGTCGATCTCAAGCAGCGCGTCGCGAAGTTGACCGAAGCGGGCCGGACGCCCGGCCTCGGGACCGTGCTGGTCGGTGACGACCCCGGTTCGCAGGCTTACGTACGCGGTAAGCATGCCGATTGCGCCAAGGTGGGGATCAACTCCATCCGCCGGGACCTGCCCGCCGATATCACCCAGGCGCAGCTCGACGAGACCATCGACGAGCTCAACGCCAACCCGGACTGCACGGGCTACATCGTGCAGCTGCCGCTGCCCAAGCACCTCGACGAGAACGCCGCGCTGGAGCGCATCGATCCGGCCAAGGACGCCGACGGTCTGCATCCGACCAACCTGGGTCGGCTCGTGCTCGGCAAGGACGCGCCGCTGCCCTGTACTCCGCGCGGCATCGTGCACCTGCTGCGCCGGTTCGACGTGCCGATCGCCGGAGCGCACGTCGTGGTGATCGGCCGCGGTGTCACCGTCGGCCGCCCGATGGGCCTGCTGCTGACCCGGCGTTCGGAGAACGCCACCGTGACGCTGTGCCACACCGGCACCCGGGACCTGCCGGCGCTGACCCGTCAGGCCGACATCATCATCGCCGCGGTCGGGGTTCCCCACATGGTGACCGCGGACATGGTCAAGCCTGGGGCGGCCGTCGTCGACGTCGGCGTGAGCCGGGTGGACGGCAAGCTGACCGGCGATGTCGCGCCGGATGTGTGGGAGGTCGCCGGACACGTCTCGCCCAATCCCGGCGGGGTGGGCCCGCTGACCCGGGCGTTCCTGCTGACCAACGTCGTCGAGCTCGAAGAGTCGAAACTGGCGTGA
- a CDS encoding DUF3017 domain-containing protein, with protein sequence MTVQEFVRKVFAGQWPILVVGLIFIAAFVLVVAGYWRRGALIIGIGVGAAAALRLALTDERAGLLVVRSRTIDFATTATVSAAVLYIAWTIDPLGTS encoded by the coding sequence GTGACAGTGCAAGAGTTCGTCCGCAAGGTGTTCGCCGGGCAGTGGCCGATCCTGGTGGTCGGGCTGATCTTCATCGCGGCGTTCGTCTTGGTGGTGGCGGGCTATTGGCGCCGCGGTGCGCTGATCATCGGCATCGGGGTAGGGGCAGCTGCAGCACTGCGGCTGGCTCTGACCGACGAGCGGGCCGGTCTTCTGGTGGTGCGTTCGCGGACCATCGACTTCGCGACCACCGCGACGGTGAGTGCCGCGGTGCTCTACATCGCCTGGACCATCGACCCGCTCGGCACCAGCTAG
- a CDS encoding 23S rRNA (adenine(2058)-N(6))-methyltransferase Erm(39), with amino-acid sequence MSSVHHGRHENGQNFLRDRRVVGDIVRMVSHTAGPIVEIGAGDGALTLPLQRLGRPLTAIEIDLHRARRLADRTTAEVIATDFLRYRLPRTPHVVVGNLPFHLTTAILRRLLHENGWTDAILLVQWEVARRRAGVGGATMMTAQWWPWFEFGLARKVSADAFRPRPSVDAGLLTIQRRAEPLLPWADRRAYQALVHRVFTGRGRGLAQILRPHVHPRWLSANGIHPSALPRALTARQWVALFDAAG; translated from the coding sequence GTGTCTTCAGTTCATCACGGCCGGCATGAGAACGGCCAGAATTTTCTGCGCGACCGTCGAGTGGTCGGCGACATCGTGAGGATGGTCTCGCACACAGCGGGTCCCATCGTCGAGATCGGGGCCGGAGACGGCGCCCTCACCCTGCCGTTACAGCGGCTGGGCCGACCGTTGACCGCCATCGAGATCGACCTCCACCGTGCCCGACGGCTCGCCGACCGAACCACTGCCGAGGTGATCGCAACCGACTTCCTGCGGTACCGGCTGCCGCGCACGCCGCACGTGGTGGTGGGCAACCTGCCGTTCCATCTGACCACCGCCATCCTCCGGCGCCTACTGCACGAGAACGGCTGGACCGATGCGATCCTGTTGGTGCAGTGGGAGGTGGCTCGACGGCGGGCCGGTGTCGGCGGCGCCACCATGATGACCGCCCAGTGGTGGCCGTGGTTCGAATTCGGCCTGGCGCGAAAGGTTTCGGCCGACGCGTTCCGGCCGCGGCCGAGTGTGGATGCCGGGCTGCTGACCATTCAGCGCCGAGCTGAGCCGCTACTCCCGTGGGCCGACCGTCGTGCGTATCAGGCGCTGGTCCACAGGGTTTTCACCGGGCGCGGGCGTGGTCTGGCCCAGATTCTGCGGCCCCACGTGCACCCACGGTGGCTGTCTGCCAACGGAATTCACCCGTCGGCTCTGCCCAGAGCGCTGACGGCTCGACAGTGGGTGGCGTTGTTCGATGCCGCCGGCTAG
- a CDS encoding zeta toxin family protein, with protein MPRIYVLAGVNGAGKSSIGGAAIRSFGGDYFNPDEAARKLMAANAELDQGRANSLAWHQGRRLLERAIAEKLDLSIESTLGGSTIPKLLAQAAAEGFEVRIWFVGLASPELHIERVRHRVDSGGHDIPESSIRRRWRHSRQNLVQLLPVVTELRVYDNSAEADPAGEHAPLPVLVLHVAGGEIVGPPDLSNTPEWAKPIVAAALKLS; from the coding sequence GTGCCCCGCATCTACGTCCTTGCCGGCGTCAACGGAGCCGGCAAGAGCAGCATCGGCGGTGCCGCCATCCGCTCCTTCGGTGGCGACTACTTCAACCCCGACGAGGCGGCCCGTAAGTTGATGGCCGCCAATGCCGAGCTCGACCAGGGCCGGGCCAACAGCCTGGCGTGGCACCAGGGCAGGCGGCTGCTGGAACGCGCCATCGCCGAAAAACTGGACCTGTCCATCGAATCCACGCTCGGCGGCAGCACCATCCCGAAGCTGCTGGCCCAGGCCGCCGCAGAGGGATTCGAGGTGCGCATCTGGTTCGTCGGCCTGGCCTCCCCCGAGCTGCACATCGAGCGGGTACGCCATCGAGTGGATTCCGGCGGACACGACATCCCGGAGTCCTCGATCCGGCGCCGGTGGCGGCACAGCAGGCAGAACCTCGTGCAGTTGCTTCCCGTGGTCACCGAGCTGCGGGTGTACGACAACTCTGCCGAGGCCGATCCCGCCGGTGAGCACGCACCCCTGCCGGTTCTGGTGCTGCACGTGGCCGGCGGCGAGATCGTCGGCCCACCCGACCTGTCGAACACCCCGGAATGGGCCAAGCCCATCGTCGCAGCCGCGCTGAAATTGAGTTGA
- a CDS encoding type II toxin-antitoxin system Phd/YefM family antitoxin — protein sequence MATLTFRNRAGELVDVPTVAATQFKNEFAAIVEQAALGGAVAITKHNAPKAVLVSYAEFEALTRANAPVLDELTDEFDDLLARMQTPESKSAVASAFDATPEQLGAAAQSAHRG from the coding sequence ATGGCTACTCTGACTTTCCGTAACCGCGCCGGTGAGCTGGTCGACGTGCCGACCGTGGCGGCCACCCAGTTCAAGAACGAGTTCGCCGCCATCGTCGAACAGGCTGCCCTCGGCGGCGCCGTGGCGATCACCAAGCACAACGCCCCCAAGGCGGTCCTGGTCTCCTATGCCGAGTTCGAGGCCCTGACCCGGGCCAATGCCCCGGTCCTCGACGAGCTCACCGACGAATTCGACGACCTGCTCGCCCGGATGCAGACACCGGAGAGCAAGTCGGCTGTCGCATCGGCCTTCGACGCCACCCCTGAACAGCTGGGCGCCGCCGCACAATCGGCACACCGAGGCTGA
- a CDS encoding TetR family transcriptional regulator: MAPGLRERKKLDTRRALSDAALALAFERGLENVTREDIANLAGVSLRTFTNYFAGKHDALAYRQQERMRRSIDLLRSRPADEPLWTAIAESVVNPVDADMSDVYGAENALPTRQQLAEVRKLLMIQEIRDATFRGMVDEWVAAIAERTGTDPERDMYPRLVAAVIRAVGDVAMDEYGSSDPPVSFTSLLRKGFAAVAAGLPEPGGNS, from the coding sequence ATGGCACCGGGATTGCGTGAACGCAAGAAGCTCGACACCCGACGAGCGCTCAGCGACGCGGCTCTGGCCCTGGCCTTCGAGCGCGGGCTGGAGAACGTCACCCGCGAAGACATCGCCAACCTGGCCGGGGTTTCGCTGCGCACCTTCACCAACTACTTCGCGGGCAAGCACGATGCGCTGGCGTATCGGCAGCAGGAACGTATGCGCCGCAGCATCGACCTGCTGCGCTCGCGCCCAGCCGACGAACCGCTGTGGACCGCCATCGCCGAGTCGGTGGTAAATCCGGTAGACGCCGACATGTCCGACGTCTATGGTGCGGAGAACGCTCTGCCGACCCGTCAGCAGCTGGCAGAGGTCCGAAAGCTGCTGATGATCCAGGAGATTCGCGACGCCACCTTCCGCGGAATGGTCGACGAGTGGGTGGCCGCCATCGCCGAGAGGACGGGCACCGACCCCGAACGCGACATGTATCCGCGGCTGGTGGCCGCCGTGATCCGCGCGGTCGGCGATGTCGCGATGGACGAGTACGGCAGCTCCGATCCGCCGGTGTCTTTCACGTCACTGCTACGCAAGGGGTTCGCGGCCGTGGCTGCGGGCCTGCCCGAACCGGGAGGGAATTCATGA